One genomic segment of Amycolatopsis sp. Hca4 includes these proteins:
- a CDS encoding VOC family protein, which produces MDMKLEVVVLPVTDVDRTKHFYKTLGWREDADIAFGTSRVVQLTPPGSAASVHFGTGITDAAPGSVRGTYLVVSDIEAARKELAGLGVAVSEVFHRDETGAFAPGVHPDHGTYGSFASFSDPDGNTWLIQEITTRFPGRTSGVTYGSAEELEHALKQAAAAHGEHEKETGQYDEQWPAWYSRYMAEHQDA; this is translated from the coding sequence ATGGACATGAAGCTCGAGGTCGTGGTCCTGCCCGTCACCGACGTCGACCGGACCAAGCACTTCTACAAGACACTCGGCTGGCGCGAAGACGCCGACATCGCCTTCGGGACCTCGCGGGTGGTCCAGCTGACCCCGCCGGGGTCGGCCGCGTCGGTGCACTTCGGCACCGGCATCACCGACGCCGCCCCGGGCTCGGTGCGCGGGACCTACCTGGTCGTCAGCGACATCGAGGCCGCGCGCAAGGAGCTCGCCGGGCTGGGCGTCGCCGTCAGCGAGGTGTTCCACCGGGACGAGACCGGCGCCTTCGCCCCCGGCGTGCACCCCGACCACGGCACGTACGGCTCGTTCGCCTCCTTCAGCGACCCCGACGGCAACACCTGGCTGATCCAGGAGATCACCACCCGGTTCCCGGGCCGCACCTCCGGCGTGACCTACGGCTCCGCCGAGGAGCTGGAGCACGCGCTGAAGCAGGCCGCGGCCGCCCACGGCGAGCACGAGAAGGAGACCGGGCAGTACGACGAACAGTGGCCGGCCTGGTACTCCCGCTACATGGCCGAGCACCAGGACGCCTGA
- a CDS encoding DUF72 domain-containing protein: MWTHKAWPGRFLAPSLPAKERLRAYAGWCNAVEGNTTFYATPARATVETWAEQTGPDFRFVVKIPKAVTHERRFQGVEAEMRAFLDAVEPLGARAVLWTQVPGSFGPGDVDALRRFLRRLPTGLRRAVEVRHPDFFTDPRSASLLEDALAGAEAEWVPFDTTVFFARPPVSAAEQEAWTRKPRLPRRTRALTDRPVVRYLGRDSAEETAAGWEPWAEVVAGWLREGRSPTVFLHTPDNDDAPALARRFHDDVRALVPGLDPLPEPEPVEPATLF; the protein is encoded by the coding sequence ATGTGGACCCACAAAGCCTGGCCCGGGCGGTTCCTCGCGCCCTCCCTGCCCGCCAAGGAACGGCTGCGGGCCTACGCCGGCTGGTGCAACGCCGTCGAAGGGAACACCACCTTCTACGCCACCCCCGCGCGGGCCACCGTCGAGACCTGGGCCGAGCAGACCGGCCCGGACTTCCGGTTCGTGGTCAAGATCCCCAAGGCCGTCACGCACGAGCGCCGGTTCCAGGGGGTCGAGGCCGAGATGCGGGCCTTCCTCGACGCCGTCGAACCGCTCGGTGCGCGGGCCGTCCTGTGGACGCAGGTGCCCGGCTCCTTCGGGCCCGGCGACGTCGACGCTCTCCGCCGCTTCCTGCGGCGGCTTCCCACCGGGCTCCGGCGGGCCGTGGAAGTGCGGCACCCGGACTTCTTCACCGACCCCCGCTCGGCGTCGCTGCTCGAAGACGCTCTTGCCGGTGCCGAGGCCGAATGGGTGCCGTTCGACACCACCGTCTTCTTCGCCCGGCCTCCGGTCAGCGCAGCGGAACAGGAGGCCTGGACCCGGAAACCCCGGCTGCCGCGGCGGACGCGGGCGCTGACCGATCGGCCCGTGGTGCGGTACCTGGGGCGGGACTCCGCCGAGGAGACGGCCGCGGGGTGGGAGCCCTGGGCCGAGGTGGTCGCCGGCTGGCTGCGGGAAGGCCGGTCGCCGACGGTCTTCCTCCACACTCCGGACAACGACGACGCCCCGGCGCTCGCCCGCCGGTTCCACGACGACGTGCGGGCGCTCGTGCCCGGGCTCGACCCGCTGCCCGAACCGGAGCCGGTCGAGCCCGCGACCCTCTTCTGA